A single window of Nicotiana tomentosiformis chromosome 1, ASM39032v3, whole genome shotgun sequence DNA harbors:
- the LOC104103141 gene encoding cysteine proteinase inhibitor A-like, with product MATLGGIREAGGSENSLEINDLARFAVDEHNKKQNALLEFGKVVNVKEQVVAGTMYYITLEATEGGKKKAYEAKVWVKPWQNFKQVEDFKLIGDATSA from the exons ATGGCAACTCTAGGAGGAATTCGTGAGGCAGGAGGATCTGAGAACAGCCTTGAGATCAATgatcttgctcgctttgctgttGATGAACACAACAAGAAACAG AATGCTCTTTTGGAGTTCGGGAAGGTTGTGAATGTGAAGGAACAAGTGGTTGCTGGAACCATGTACTACATAACACTGGAAGCAACTGAAGGTGGTAAGAAGAAAGCATACGAAGCCAAGGTCTGGGTGAAGCCGTGGCAGAACTTCAAGCAAGTTGAAGACTTCAAGCTTATTGGGGATGCCACTAGTGCTTAA
- the LOC104103145 gene encoding 4-diphosphocytidyl-2-C-methyl-D-erythritol kinase, chloroplastic/chromoplastic — translation MASCNFLSSYQLNTCCNVKKPHIGSFKKSSFSQSWSKRPNGSSYFHKNSQIGRSNFVIVKASDSRTTRKQVEITYNPEEKFNKLADEVDREAGLSRLTLFSPCKINVFLRITGKRDDGYHDLASLFHVISLGDKIKFSLSPSKSKDRLSTNVAGVPLDERNLIIKALNLYRKKTGTDNYFWIHLDKKVPTGAGLGGGSSNAATALWAANQFSGCLATEKELQEWSGEIGSDISFFFSHGAAYCTGRGEIVQDIPSPIPFDIPMVLIKPQQECSTAEVYKRFQLDQTSKVDPLSLLEKIKTSGISQDVCVNDLEPPAFEVLPSLKRLKQRVIAAGRGQYDAVFMSGSGSTIVGVGSPDPPQFVYDDEEYKDVFLSEASFITRAPDQWYVEPVSASNCGDQAEFSRSFEDS, via the exons ATGGCTTCTTGTAATTTTCTAAGTAGTTACCAGCTTAACACTTGTTGTAATGTCAAAAAACCCCACATTGGTTCCTTTAAAAAGAGTTCTTTTTCTCAATCTTGGTCAAAAAGGCCAAATGGGTCATCTTATTTTCACAAGAATTCTCAAATTGGAAGAAGCAATTTTGTTATAGTGAAGGCTTCAGATTCAAGAACTACCAGAAAACAAGTTGAG ATAACATATAATCCTGAAGAGAAGTTTAATAAGTTAGCTGATGAAGTGGACAGAGAGGCTGGACTTTCAAGACTTACTCTCTTTTCACCTTGCAAG ATAAATGTTTTCTTGAGAATAACGGGCAAGAGGGACGACGGATATCATGATTTGGCATCTCTCTTTCAT GTAATCAGTCTAGGAGATAAAATAAAATTCTCGCTGTCACCATCGAAATCAAAGGATCGTTTATCTACTAATGTTGCTGGAGTTCCCCTCGACGAGAGAAATTTG ATTATAAAGGCCCTCAATCTGTATAGGAAAAAAACTGGAACAGACAATTACTTTTGG ATTCATCTTGATAAGAAGGTGCCTACTGGGGCTGGTCTTGGTGGTGGGAGCAGTAATGCGGCAACAGCTCTGTGGGCAGCAAATCAGTTCAGTGGTTGTCTTGCCACTGAAAAGGAGCTCCAAGAGTGGTCTGGTGAGATCGGTTCtgatatttctttctttttctcccaTGGAGCAGCTTACTGCACGGGTAGGGGTGAG ATTGTTCAAGATATCCCATCGCCCATACCATTTGACATTCCAATGGTTCTCATAAAGCCTCAGCAAGAATGCTCTACTGCTGAAGTTTACAAG CGTTTTCAATTGGATCAGACTAGTAAAGTTGATCCCTTGAGCTTGCTGGAGAAGATCAAAACTAGTGGAATATCTCAAGATGTGTGTGTCAATGATCTAG AACCTCCTGCCTTTGAAGTTCTTCCATCTCTTAAAAGGTTAAAACAGCGAGTGATTGCTGCCGGCCGAGGACAGTATGATGCCGTCTTCATGTCTGGAAG TGGAAGCACAATAGTAGGAGTTGGCTCTCCAGATCCTCCACAATTTGTCTACGACGATGAAGAATACAAGGATGTCTTCTTGTCAG AAGCTAGTTTCATCACTCGGGCACCCGATCAATGGTACGTGGAACCTGTTTCAGCTAGCAATTGTGGTGATCAAGCCGAGTTCTCCAGATCATTTGAAGATTCTTAG
- the LOC104103146 gene encoding probable E3 ubiquitin-protein ligase RHC1A: MSSGSYTHWCHSCTQPIRPRGASCLCPNCGGGFVEELDDMLGARSTIEDDPHFGLMDPFPDPRFGIMDALAQFMRQRMAGRNPNFDIRTRSGIVPGQGRGFSSGPWLIFHGQTPVSMTENDAFEYFFNGSPGMGQRRPNLDDLMGPGLQQLIEQLSMNDRQGPPPAPRSAIDALPTVKIIQRHLNTDSQCPVCQDNFELGSEARQMPCKHIYHADCIVPWLVRHNSCPVCRLELPSRPSGSAPTNLSSRTGNVSSGSNSSGRDNSAQSQGRRNPFSFLWPFRSSNQNTGNYAERGGSSSTAPYEENNEANYPAWRF; the protein is encoded by the coding sequence ATGTCGAGTGGGAGCTACACACACTGGTGCCACAGTTGCACGCAACCGATTCGGCCTCGAGGGGCTAGCTGTCTTTGCCCAAATTGTGGTGGAGGTTTCGTTGAAGAGCTTGATGACATGCTAGGTGCTAGATCTACTATTGAGGATGATCCTCATTTTGGATTAATGGATCCTTTCCCGGACCCAAGATTTGGTATAATGGACGCCCTTGCTCAATTCATGAGGCAGAGAATGGCAGGAAGAAACCCGAACTTTGACATTAGGACAAGATCTGGCATTGTTCCTGGACAAGGGAGGGGTTTCAGTTCTGGTCCATGGTTGATTTTTCACGGCCAAACTCCTGTTAGTATGACCGAAAACGATGCATTTGAGTACTTTTTCAATGGAAGCCCGGGAATGGGGCAGCGGCGACCTAATTTGGATGATTTGATGGGGCCCGGTCTGCAACAGTTAATCGAGCAGCTCAGTATGAATGATAGGCAGGGCCCACCCCCGGCACCTCGTTCCGCAATAGATGCTTTGCCTACTGTCAAGATCATACAGAGGCACCTCAACACGGATTCTCAGTGCCCAGTTTGTCAAGATAACTTTGAATTGGGTTCTGAAGCAAGGCAGATGCCATGTAAGCATATTTACCATGCAGATTGTATTGTACCTTGGTTGGTTCGGCACAACTCGTGCCCTGTTTGCCGCCTTGAGCTTCCTTCGCGACCTTCTGGAAGTGCCCCGACCAATTTGAGTTCAAGAACTGGAAATGTTAGCAGTGGCAGCAACAGTAGCGGCAGGGACAACTCTGCTCAGAGCCAGGGGAGGAGGAACCCCTTTTCATTTTTGTGGCCTTTTCGCTCGTCCAACCAAAACACAGGCAATTATGCTGAGAGAGGAGGAAGCAGCTCGACAGCACCCTACGAGGAGAACAATGAAGCGAATTACCCCGCTTGGCGTTTTTAG